The sequence below is a genomic window from Haloferax mediterranei ATCC 33500.
TCGGTCGCACGAAGGAACTCGGCGACGACTGGAGCGACGTGATGAAGTCGGCAGTCCGGCAGGCCCGCAAGGCCCACCGCTGTCCGCACTGTGGCTCGCCCCAGCACGACATCAAACACGAAAAGCCGACGACCTACTACGAGGTCCAGAACGTGCTCGCCGGGGACTACTCCGAGCGCATCGCCGAAGCGATGCAGCCCGACCCCGACGACGAGGACGACGAGGGCGTCGACCCGATGGTTCTCGCCGAGCAGACCGGACTCGACGCCGACCGCATCAATCAGGTGCTCGCTGGCGAGTTCCGCCCGGTCGGCGACGACCGAAAGGCGCTCGAAAAGGCGCTCGACCTCGACCTGACCGAAGAGGACATGAACAAGCTGATGCCCTCGGACATTCGCGACTGGTTCGAGGACATCCCGGACGACGACCTCGTCACGCTCGGTATCGACCCCGAACGGTCGCGTCCCGAGTGGATGATTCTGACCGTCCTTCCGGTTCCGCCAGTCACGGCCCGTCCATCTATCACGCTGGACAACGGCCAGCGCTCCGAGGACGACCTGACCCACAAGCTTGTGGACATCATCCGCATCAACCAGCGGTTCATGGAGAACCGCGAGGCTGGTGCCCCGCAACTCATTATCGAGGACCTGTGGGAACTCCTTCAGTACCACGTCACCACGTTCATCGACAACGAAATTTCGGGCACGCCACCGGCACGCCACCGCTCCGGCCGACCCCTCAAGACGCTCAGCCAGCGCCTGAAGGGCAAGGAAGGGCGCTTCCGTGGCTCCCTTTCGGGTAAGCGTGTCAACTTCTCCGCGCGTACCGTCATCTCGCCGGACCCGACCCTCTCGCTCAACGAAGTCGGTGTTCCGGACCGCGTTGCGACGGAGATGACCCAGACGATGAACGTCACCGAGCGCAACATCGACGAGGCTCGACAGTACGTCCGTAATGGACCCGAGAGCCACCCCGGTGCGAACTACGTCCGCCGTCCCGACGGTCGTCGCCTCAAGGTAACAGAGAAGAACTGCGAAGAACTCGCAGAGAAGGTCGAACTCGGCTGGGAGGTCAACCGACACCTCGTCGACGGTGACATCGTCATCTTCAACCGACAGCCATCGCTGCACCGGATGTCCATTATGGCACACGAAGTCGTCGTGATGCCGTACAAGACGTTCCGCCTGAACACGGTTGTCTGTCCGCCGTACAACGCAGACTTCGACGGTGACGAGATGAACATGCACGCCCTCCAGAACGAGGAGGCTCGTGCTGAGGCACGCGTCCTCATGCGCGTCCAAGAGCAGATTCTCTCGCCGCGCTTCGGTGAGAACATCATCGGCGCTATTCAGGACCACATTTCGGGAACGTACCTGCTCACGCACGACAACCCGGAGTTCGTCGAGACGCAGGCGCTCGACCTGCTCCGCGCGACGCGCGTGGACACACTCCCAGAACCGGCGGGCGAGGACGAAGACGGTATCCCGTACTGGACGGGCCGTCAGATCTTCTCCGAACTCCTGCCCGACGACCTGAACATGGAGTTCACCTCGAAGGTCGGCGACACGGTCAGCATCGTTGACGGCCAACTCGTCGAAGGTACTATCGACGAGGACGCAGTCGGCGCGTTCGGCGGGGAAATCGTCGACGTGCTGGCGAAGGACTACTCGAAGACGCGTTCGCGCATCTTCATCAACGAGATTGCCTCGCTCGCGATGCGCGCCATCATGCACTTCGGTCTCTCCATCGGTATCGACGACGAGTCGATTCCGGACGAGGCCACGGCGCAGGTCGACGAGGCTATCGACGCCGCCTACGACAAGATTCAGGAACTCATCGAAATCTACGAGGCGGGCGAACTCGAATCGCTGCCGGGCCGCTCGGTCGACGAGACGCTCGAAATGAAGATTATGCAGCGCCTCGGCAAGGCACGTGACTCTGCCGGTGAAATCGCAGAGGACCACTTCGCAGAGGATAACCCGGCAGTCGTGATGTCCAAATCCGGTGCGCGTGCATCCATGCTCAACCTGACCCAGATGGCCGGCTGTGTCGGTCAGCAGGCAGTTCGGGGCGAGCGCATCAACCGCGGGTACGAAGACCGTACCCTGAGCCACTACCAGAAAGGCGACCTCTCGGCCGACGCCCACGGGTTCGTCGAGAACTCCTACCGTGCCGGTCTCACGCCGCGTGAGTTCTTCTTCCACGCGATGGGTGGCCGCGAAGGGCTGGTCGACACGGCAGTTCGTACCTCGAAGTCCGGGTACCTGCAGCGTCGTCTCATCAACGCCCTGTCCGAACTCGAAGCGCAGTACGACGGCTCCGTCCGCGACACGTCGGGCACCATCGTTCAGTTCGAGTTCGGTGAAGACGGCACGAGCCCGGTGAAGGTCTCGTCGGACGACGAGATGCCGATTGACGTCGAGAACATCGCCGACCGCGTCATCGACGCGGAGTTCAGATCCACCGAAGAGAAGGAACGCTTCCTCGGCGAGCGCGCACCGCCGACCAACCTCTCCGAACACGCAGAGCCGCGCATCAGCGGCCGTGCGGGGGTCGAATCCGATGACTGACAACGCCGCAATCTCCGAATACGAACACGTCGACGAGGATATCGTCGATGTCGTCGAGTCCAAGGAACTGTCTCGACGCCTGAGGGACCGTATCTACCAAACCATCGAAGACCGCGAGGGCGTCTCCCTCGAACAGGCCGGCGAAATCGCACAGGCCGTCGAGGCGCGCTACCTCGACACGCGTGTCGACCCGCTCGACCCCGTCGGGACGGTCTCGGCACAGTCTATCGGTGAGCCGGGAACGCAGATGACGATGAACACGTTCCACTACGCAGGCGTCGCCGAAATCGACGTGACGCAGGGACTTCCCCGTCTCATCGAACTGGTGGACGCGCGGAAGACGCCCGACACGCCGATGATGACGGTCTACCTCGACGACGAGTACGCCGAGAACCGCGACCTCGCCCACCAGGTCGTCTGGAACATTGAGTCCACGAAGATTCTGGCCCTTGGTGACATCTCGACGAACGTCGCCGACATGGTCGTCCAGGTCAACCTCAACGACGAGACGCTCCTCGAACGGTGGCCGACCTACGACGACGAGGGTGTCGTCGCGAGCGAAATCGCCGACACCATCGAAGATGCACTCGGCGTCAAGACCCGCCGCGAGGGAACACTCATCGAATTCGGTCCCGAGAGCCCGAGTTATCGCCGTCTCCTCCAACTCGTCGAGGAACTGCGCGACATCGTGTTCAAAGGCATCGAAGAGGTCTCGCGCGTCGTCATCCGCAAGGAGCAGAACGAAGAGACCGACGAAGAGGAGTTCGTCCTCTACACCGAAGGGTCGGCCTTCGGCGACGTGCTCTCTATCGAGGGCGTCGACGCCTCGCGCACCACCTCGAACAACATCCACGAGGTACACAAGCAACTCGGTATCGAGGCCGCTCGTGAGGCAATCATCGACGAGACGATGAACACGCTCAAAGAGCAGGGTCTCGACGACGTGAACATTCGTCACCTGATGCTGGTTGCGGACATCATGACCAACGATGGGACCATCGAGTCCATCGGCCGTCACGGCATCTCCGGGTCGAAGGACTCCGTCCTCGCCCGTGCCGCATTCGAGGTTACGGTCAACCACCTGCTCGACGCTGCCATTCACGGCGAGGAAGACGACCTCGACGGCGTCATCGAGAACGTCATTGTCGGCAAGCCGATTGCAATCGGTACCGGCGACGTCGACCTCAGGATGGGGTCGCTCGATGTCGAAGACGCCGAAGCCAGCGCGGCACCCGAACCGTCTGACGACTGAAAATGAAAGTTACGTTGTCGGACACGGCCCGTCGGTACATCGCCCTCTTCGAGGACGAAACCGGCGCGACCGCACACGACTGTCTCGTCTTCGACGACCGCGTCGTCTTCCTCGTCGCCGCAGGCGACATGGCGACGGCTATCGGTCCCGGCGGGCGGACGGTTCAGTCCGTCGAACGCCGAATCGGTCGGTCCGTCGAACTCGTCGAAGACGCCGACACACCCGAGGCGTTCGTCGCGAGCGCGCTCGCACCGGCCGCCGTCCGGCACGTGACTCTCTCAGAGCAGAACGACACTGTCGCGTACGTCGAAGTCGCGGAAGCGGACCGCGGTGTCGCAATCGGTTCGAATGGGAAGACCATCGACACCGCTCGTGAATTGGCGCGTCGGCATTACGGTATCGACGATATCCAGTTGACGTAGACGGTCGCGGCATTCTCTCGCGGCGTCGGTCTCGTTTTGCGGACCTACGGTAGGACGGTAGTGAGCGCCACACCCGGCCACGATACCGTCTACACGTTTTTCATCCAGCACCGGGCAGAGAGGTCAGCGGTCTCCTCGGCGTGGTTTCGTCGGTGAGTAACATCCCGACGCTGATTTTGGGCGTCTCAGACGACTCTTCTTCAACCGAAACGACACACTCTCCGGCCAGTTCAGTCCCTCTCCGTCCACGAGGGACCGTCGTTGTAATCGACGAGACGGCCTCAGATTCGTCCTTAGGGGTCGCTAATCGCTCCTGAATCCGTCTCGCCGGATTCGAAAAGGGAGGCTTAAGTAGCTCCATCTGGAAATCACGTTCACTATGGCGAACGGCAAATACGCCGCGCGCAAGCTCAAGAAGGACCGGCAGAAGCGCCGATGGTCCGACTCTGAGTACGCGCGCCGTGAGCGCGGTCTCGGCAAGAAGTCCGACCCGCTCGAGGGTGCCCCGCAGGGTCGTGGCATCGTCCTCGAGAAGGTTGGTATCGAAGCAAAGCAGCCGAACTCGGCAATCCGGAAATGTGTCCGTGTTCAGCTCATCAAGAACGGAAAGCAGGTCACCGCGTTCTGTCCCGGTGACGGTGCAATCTCGTTCATCGACGAGCACGACGAAGTGACCATCGCCGGTATCGGTGGTGCGAAGGGTCGCGCAATGGGTGACCTTTCGGGTGTCAACTACAAGGTCGAGAAGGTCAACGGTGTCTCGATGATCGAACTCGTCCGTGGAAACGCTGAGAAGCCGGTGCGCTAACCATGTCGGAAAGCGACGCCCCCGAACCTGAATCCCCCGCCAGCAGCGAGGAAGCAGAGCAGAACGCGCTTCTGTTCGGCGTCTGGGACGTGTCCGAAATCGAATACACGGACCCCAGTATGAGCCGCTACATCAAGGCGACGCCTATTGCCCACACGATGGGCCGTCACGCCTCGAAGCAGTTCAAGAAGAGCGAAATCAGCATCGTCGAGCGCCTCATCAACCGTCTGATGCAGACGGAGGACAACACGGGCCACAAGCAGAAGACGATGAAGATTGTCAAGGACGCCTTCGAAATCGTCAACGAGCGCTCCGAGGAGAATCCCGTTCAGGTGCTCGTCAGCGCTGTCGAGAACGCCGGTCCCCGTGAGGAGACCGTCCGTCTCAAGTACGGTGGCATCTCGGTCCCGCAGGCCGTCGACGTTGCGCCCCAGCGCCGTGTCGACGAGGCACTGAAGTTCATCGCACAGGGTACCCTCAGCGGTTCCTATAAGTCCAAGACGACCGCCGCCGAAGCGCTCGCACAGCAGCTCATCGGCGCGGCCGACTACGACGTTCAGACGTACGCTATCTCGCAGAAAGAAGAGAAAGAGCGCGTCGCAGAAGCGGCCCGGTAATCTCTCATCTCTCTTCCGTTTTCGCACACTGCTGAGTGCTGACGCTGTTCGCAGTTCCTCGGCGAAACCGTGGCGGACGCCGTCTTCGCCTCTCCCCCGACATTTCTCGACTGCGCGCTCGCTTCGACACCCGGTGGCCGTCTCAGTCGGCGGCGACGTTCGACCCGACGACGTAGTTTTTCACCACGTCGACGAGGGTTCGCCGGTACTCGCTCTTCGAGGGGTCGGCGGCGAGCGTGCGGAAGTGTTCTTTGAACGTCTCCAACGATACCGACGGCGCGTCGTCTGCCGCGGCGTGTGCGAGGTCGTAGAGTCGGTGGTCCGTGTCGACGAGGTCGTGGCGCTCGACCAACGCGAGTGCGAACGCCGCGTTTACCGCCGTAATCTCCGGGTCCGAACCACTGGTGACGAGTTGCGACCCCGGTCTGCCAGTGGAACGGGGGCGGTCAGCGAGCGCGGCCGCGAGTTGTGATTCGAGGAACTGAACGAGTTTGTCCGCGGGCGCGACGGCGAGCGTCAGGTCATCAGCGTAGATGTCCTTGCAGTGATTCGCAATCTGATAGCAATGGACGAGTTTTCGCCGTTCGACTGTCCGTCCCGCGAGGGCGAGAAAGACGGCTTCCTGTGTCGATTGGTAGTGCGAGACGTGACCCTCCTCGTTGAGGGCCATGTGCGACAACTCGTGGAGCGCAAGCTCGCGAGCCATCGCGCTGGTCGCGGCCTGTCGTGAAATGTTGAGGACGTGGTGGTCCTGATAGTGACCGGCCCACGTGCGGGAATCTGGGTCTTCGCGCACGTGTACGATAACTGGATACAAAAGCTCGAACTCGGTTTCGAACAGGTCGGCGGCGCTCAAGAACGGGTCTGCCGGTGCGCCCCCGAATACTCGGAGGTCCATTCGTAATTGAGTAATGCTACCGATAGACATGACTCTTGCGCCGTCCCCCGAACGGACGCACGAACACCAGACAGTCTGACTATCGTGACAAAAATGCTCATACCCCGGCAGTAGGGCGGCTGAAAATGTCGAATCCGCTCGGGAAAAACACTACTCTTTTGACCCTCCTGCCGGTAGACCTCTGTATAATGGGCCGACGAAAGAAGATCGTCCAGGAATGTGAGAAACTGATGGACAAGCCGGAACAGATCCGGAACATTGCCATCGCTGCTCACGTCGACCACGGCAAGACGACCCTCTCCGACAACCTCCTCGCAGGTGCGGGCATGATCTCTGACGAGACTGCCGGCCAGCAGCTTGCGATGGACACGAAGGAAGACGAACAGGAACGCGGCATCACCATCGACGCCGCAAACGTCTCGATGACGCACGAGTACGAAGATGAGAACCACCTCATCAACCTCATCGACACGCCGGGCCACGTCGACTTCGGTGGCGACGTGACGCGTGCGATGCGCGCCGTCGACGGTGCGCTCGTCGTTGTCGACGCTGTCGAGGGTGCCATGCCGCAGACCGAGACGGTTCTGCGCCAGGCACTCCGCGAGGGTGTCAAGCCGGCCCTGTTCATCAACAAGGTCGACCGCCTCATCAACGAACTGCAGGAAGGTCCCGAGGAGATGCAGCAGCGTCTCGTCGACGTCATCTCCGACGTTAACGACCTCATCCGCGGCATGACCGAAGAGAAGGACTACGACTGGACTGTCTCCGTCGAAGAGGGGACCGTCGCGTTCGGGTCTGCCCTCTACAAGTGGGGTGTCTCCATGCCGTCGATGGAAGAGACCGGTATCTCCTTCGGCGACATCATGGAGCTCGAACGTGCGAGTAACCGTCAGGAACTCCACGAGCGCACGCCGCTTTCGGACGTCGTTCTCGACATGGTTGCGGAGCACTTCCCCGACCCGCTCGACGCCCAGCCCCGTCGTATCCCGACGGTCTGGCGTGGTGACGCCGAGTCCGACCTCGCGCATCAGATGCGCGACGTCGACGACGACGGCGAAGTCGTCTTCATGGTGACCGACATCGCGATGGACCCCCACGCGGGCGAAATTGCGACGGGTCGCCTCTTCTCCGGTACCATCCGCAAGGGTCAGGAACTCTACGTCTCCGGGACTGCGGGCAAGAACCGCGTCCAGTCTGTCGGTGTCTTCATGGGGAGTGAGCGTGAGGAACTCGACCGCGGTATCCCCGCAGGGAACATCGCGGCCGTTACGGGTCTCCGTGACGCCATCGCGGGTTCCACCGTCTCGTCCGTCGAGATGACGCCGTTCGAGTCCATCGAACACATCTCCGAGCCTGTCATCACGAAGTCCGTCGAGGCAGAGCGCATGGACGACCTGCCGAAGCTCATCGAGACGCTCCAGCAGGTCGCAAAGGAAGACCCGACCATCCGCATCGAGATTAACGAGGACACTGGCGAGCACCTGATCTCCGGTCAGGGTGAACTCCACCTCGAAGTCATCACGCAGCGTATCCGCGACAACCAGGGCATCCCGGTCCGCACCGGTGAGCCGATTGTTGTCTACCGCGAGCAGGTTCAGGGCTCCTCCCACGAAGTCGAGGGTGTCTCCCCCAACCGCCACAACAAGTTCTACATCACGGCGGAACCCCTCTCGCAGGACATCGTCGACGACATCAAGCTCGGCGAAATCTCGATGGACATGCCCGAACTGGAGCGCCGTGAGGCACTGCAGGAAGCCGGCATGGACAAGGATACGTCCCAGAACGTCGAACACATCCACGGGACGAACATTCTCATCGACGACACGAAGGGTATCCAGCACCTCAACGAGACGATGGAGCTCGTCATCGAGGGTCTCGAAGAGGCACTCGACGACGGTCCGCTCGCTGCGGAACCCGTCCAGGGTACGCTTCTCCGTCTCCACGACGCGAAGCTCCACGAGGACACCATCCACCGTGGTCCCGCACAGGTCATCCCTGCGACGCGTGACGCGGTCCACCGCTCGCTCATCGCGGGTGAGGTGAAGCTCCTCGAACCCATCCAGAACGTCCGCATCGACGTTCCGTCCGACTACATGGGCTCGGCCTCCGGCGAGATTCAGGGTCGCCGCGGCCGCGTCGACGACATGTACCAGGAAGGTGACCTCATGGTCATCGAGGGTATCGCACCCGTCGAAGAGATGATTGGCTTCTCCTCGGACGTTCGCTCCGCCACGGAAGGCCGCGCCTCCTGGAACACGGAGAACGCCGGCTTCCGCGTGCTCTCGGACAATCTCCAGCGCGAGAAGATTATGGAGATTCGCGAGCGTAAGGGTATGAAGCTCGAACTCTCGCAGGCTATCGACTACATCTAACGAGCGCACTCGCGCTTTTTTCGTTTATTACGCACCCAGCGACTGCACTGCTCGGTTGGCCCGCGGGCACTGCGTCGCTTTCGCCGCCCGTGTCCGGCACCGTGTGTCACATGCCAGCACGATATCGACATCGGCAAACCGTGTCGGCTACGAAGGCTTATACCGCGTGGCCGAATCACGAACACATATGCCTAGGGGCACGTATCCCGACTCCTGGTGCGTCGACGCGAAACTACGGCTGAGCCACGCGTCGCCGACAACAATGTCGGGGCGGCCCACGGAGGTGGGACGATGAGCACACAGGACCTCGACGGCGAGAGCGATGCCGAAACCGACGGTGGCGGCGAGATGCCGAAACCGCACACGGTTCGGCTCGAACTCGTCGACGAACCCGGCCAACTCCTCGCTGCGCTCCAGCCCATCGCCGAAAACGGAGGTAACCTCCTCTCGATTTTCCACGAACGCGGGAATCTGACCCCGCGAGGACACATTCCGGTCGAGGTGGACCTCGAGTGTCCGCCGGACCGATTCGAAGGTATCGTTGACGCCCTTCGCGACGCTGGTGTCAACGTCATCCGCGCCGGCGCGGAGCACTTCGGTGAGGAGATAACGCTCCTCTTGGTCGGTGACCTCGTCGACTCCGACCTCTCGGACACGCTTTACCGAATCGAGGAGTCCGCGGACGCGACGGTGACGGACCTGTCACTATCTGCACCCTCTGGGACGAAAGAAACGTCAAGTGCGCGACTGAGACTCGCTGCGCGGTCGGGCAAGACTTCGGCGACGCTCTCTGTCGTCCGCGATATCGCTGCGGAAAAAGACCTACATGTCGTCGAGCCGCTCCCGGAGGAGTCAGCATGACGCTTCGACTCGCCGTCCTCGGTGCAGGTGCTGTCGGCGGTTCCGTTCTGGACCTCGCCAGTACGTACGGACACGAGGTTGTCGCATTCGCCGACTCTTCGTCGTCGGTGACCGACTCGACCGGGCTGGACCCCGAGACAGTGCGCGCGCGCAAGGAGCGCGATGGCATCGTTGGCGACGCCGACCCCGATGCGGTGTTCGACACGAACTACGAT
It includes:
- a CDS encoding DNA-directed RNA polymerase subunit A', with the translated sequence MQTPKEIGSIQFGLMDPETYRDMSATKVITADTYDDDGYPIDMGLMDPRLGVIDPGLQCRTCGQHSGSCNGHFGHIELAAPVIHVGFTKLIRRLLRSTCRECGRLALTQEEAEEYHGKLGRTKELGDDWSDVMKSAVRQARKAHRCPHCGSPQHDIKHEKPTTYYEVQNVLAGDYSERIAEAMQPDPDDEDDEGVDPMVLAEQTGLDADRINQVLAGEFRPVGDDRKALEKALDLDLTEEDMNKLMPSDIRDWFEDIPDDDLVTLGIDPERSRPEWMILTVLPVPPVTARPSITLDNGQRSEDDLTHKLVDIIRINQRFMENREAGAPQLIIEDLWELLQYHVTTFIDNEISGTPPARHRSGRPLKTLSQRLKGKEGRFRGSLSGKRVNFSARTVISPDPTLSLNEVGVPDRVATEMTQTMNVTERNIDEARQYVRNGPESHPGANYVRRPDGRRLKVTEKNCEELAEKVELGWEVNRHLVDGDIVIFNRQPSLHRMSIMAHEVVVMPYKTFRLNTVVCPPYNADFDGDEMNMHALQNEEARAEARVLMRVQEQILSPRFGENIIGAIQDHISGTYLLTHDNPEFVETQALDLLRATRVDTLPEPAGEDEDGIPYWTGRQIFSELLPDDLNMEFTSKVGDTVSIVDGQLVEGTIDEDAVGAFGGEIVDVLAKDYSKTRSRIFINEIASLAMRAIMHFGLSIGIDDESIPDEATAQVDEAIDAAYDKIQELIEIYEAGELESLPGRSVDETLEMKIMQRLGKARDSAGEIAEDHFAEDNPAVVMSKSGARASMLNLTQMAGCVGQQAVRGERINRGYEDRTLSHYQKGDLSADAHGFVENSYRAGLTPREFFFHAMGGREGLVDTAVRTSKSGYLQRRLINALSELEAQYDGSVRDTSGTIVQFEFGEDGTSPVKVSSDDEMPIDVENIADRVIDAEFRSTEEKERFLGERAPPTNLSEHAEPRISGRAGVESDD
- the rpoA2 gene encoding DNA-directed RNA polymerase subunit A'', encoding MTDNAAISEYEHVDEDIVDVVESKELSRRLRDRIYQTIEDREGVSLEQAGEIAQAVEARYLDTRVDPLDPVGTVSAQSIGEPGTQMTMNTFHYAGVAEIDVTQGLPRLIELVDARKTPDTPMMTVYLDDEYAENRDLAHQVVWNIESTKILALGDISTNVADMVVQVNLNDETLLERWPTYDDEGVVASEIADTIEDALGVKTRREGTLIEFGPESPSYRRLLQLVEELRDIVFKGIEEVSRVVIRKEQNEETDEEEFVLYTEGSAFGDVLSIEGVDASRTTSNNIHEVHKQLGIEAAREAIIDETMNTLKEQGLDDVNIRHLMLVADIMTNDGTIESIGRHGISGSKDSVLARAAFEVTVNHLLDAAIHGEEDDLDGVIENVIVGKPIAIGTGDVDLRMGSLDVEDAEASAAPEPSDD
- a CDS encoding NusA-like transcription termination signal-binding factor, yielding MKVTLSDTARRYIALFEDETGATAHDCLVFDDRVVFLVAAGDMATAIGPGGRTVQSVERRIGRSVELVEDADTPEAFVASALAPAAVRHVTLSEQNDTVAYVEVAEADRGVAIGSNGKTIDTARELARRHYGIDDIQLT
- a CDS encoding 30S ribosomal protein S12, whose product is MANGKYAARKLKKDRQKRRWSDSEYARRERGLGKKSDPLEGAPQGRGIVLEKVGIEAKQPNSAIRKCVRVQLIKNGKQVTAFCPGDGAISFIDEHDEVTIAGIGGAKGRAMGDLSGVNYKVEKVNGVSMIELVRGNAEKPVR
- a CDS encoding 30S ribosomal protein S7 — protein: MSESDAPEPESPASSEEAEQNALLFGVWDVSEIEYTDPSMSRYIKATPIAHTMGRHASKQFKKSEISIVERLINRLMQTEDNTGHKQKTMKIVKDAFEIVNERSEENPVQVLVSAVENAGPREETVRLKYGGISVPQAVDVAPQRRVDEALKFIAQGTLSGSYKSKTTAAEALAQQLIGAADYDVQTYAISQKEEKERVAEAAR
- a CDS encoding DUF5781 family protein, with product MDLRVFGGAPADPFLSAADLFETEFELLYPVIVHVREDPDSRTWAGHYQDHHVLNISRQAATSAMARELALHELSHMALNEEGHVSHYQSTQEAVFLALAGRTVERRKLVHCYQIANHCKDIYADDLTLAVAPADKLVQFLESQLAAALADRPRSTGRPGSQLVTSGSDPEITAVNAAFALALVERHDLVDTDHRLYDLAHAAADDAPSVSLETFKEHFRTLAADPSKSEYRRTLVDVVKNYVVGSNVAAD
- a CDS encoding elongation factor EF-2 is translated as MGRRKKIVQECEKLMDKPEQIRNIAIAAHVDHGKTTLSDNLLAGAGMISDETAGQQLAMDTKEDEQERGITIDAANVSMTHEYEDENHLINLIDTPGHVDFGGDVTRAMRAVDGALVVVDAVEGAMPQTETVLRQALREGVKPALFINKVDRLINELQEGPEEMQQRLVDVISDVNDLIRGMTEEKDYDWTVSVEEGTVAFGSALYKWGVSMPSMEETGISFGDIMELERASNRQELHERTPLSDVVLDMVAEHFPDPLDAQPRRIPTVWRGDAESDLAHQMRDVDDDGEVVFMVTDIAMDPHAGEIATGRLFSGTIRKGQELYVSGTAGKNRVQSVGVFMGSEREELDRGIPAGNIAAVTGLRDAIAGSTVSSVEMTPFESIEHISEPVITKSVEAERMDDLPKLIETLQQVAKEDPTIRIEINEDTGEHLISGQGELHLEVITQRIRDNQGIPVRTGEPIVVYREQVQGSSHEVEGVSPNRHNKFYITAEPLSQDIVDDIKLGEISMDMPELERREALQEAGMDKDTSQNVEHIHGTNILIDDTKGIQHLNETMELVIEGLEEALDDGPLAAEPVQGTLLRLHDAKLHEDTIHRGPAQVIPATRDAVHRSLIAGEVKLLEPIQNVRIDVPSDYMGSASGEIQGRRGRVDDMYQEGDLMVIEGIAPVEEMIGFSSDVRSATEGRASWNTENAGFRVLSDNLQREKIMEIRERKGMKLELSQAIDYI
- a CDS encoding amino acid-binding protein, which codes for MSTQDLDGESDAETDGGGEMPKPHTVRLELVDEPGQLLAALQPIAENGGNLLSIFHERGNLTPRGHIPVEVDLECPPDRFEGIVDALRDAGVNVIRAGAEHFGEEITLLLVGDLVDSDLSDTLYRIEESADATVTDLSLSAPSGTKETSSARLRLAARSGKTSATLSVVRDIAAEKDLHVVEPLPEESA